In Oncorhynchus tshawytscha isolate Ot180627B linkage group LG28, Otsh_v2.0, whole genome shotgun sequence, a genomic segment contains:
- the LOC112226959 gene encoding kelch-like protein 20, with protein MDGKPMRRGTSARPDNTGMDITARCTLGDPNKLPEGVPQPARMPYVSDKHPRQTLEVINLLRKHRELCDVVLVVGAKKIYAHRVILSACSPYFRAMFTGELAESRQTEVVIRDIDERAMELLIDFAYTSQVTVEEGNVQTLLPAACLLQLAEIQEACCEFLKRQLDPSNCLGIRAFADTHSCRELLRIADKFTQHNFQEVMESEEFMLLPANQLIDIISSDELNVRSEEQVFNAVMAWVKYSIQERRPQLPQVLQHVRLPLLSPKFLVGTVGSDPLIKSDEECRDLVDEAKNYLLLPQERPLMQGPRTRPRKPIRCGEVLFAVGGWCSGDAISSVERYDPQTNEWRMVASMSKRRCGVGVSVLDDLLYAVGGHDGSSYLNSVERYDPKTNQWSSDVAPTSTCRTSVGVAVLGGYLYAVGGQDGVSCLNIVERYDPKENKWTRVASMSTRRLGVAVAVLGGFLYAVGGSDGTSPLNTVERYNPQENRWHTVSPMGTRRKHLGCAVYQDMIYSVGGRDDTTELSSAERYNPRTNQWSPVVAMTSRRSGVGLAVVNGQLMAVGGFDGTTYLKTIEVYDPDANTWRLYGGMNYRRLGGGVGVIKMTHCESHIW; from the exons ATGGACGGAAAGCCAATGCGCAG GGGTACAAGTGCACGCCCAGACAATACCGGAATGGACATCACCGCACGCTGCACACTGGGTGACCCCAACAAGCTCCCGGAGGGTGTGCCCCAGCCGGCACGCATGCCCTATGTGTCGGACAAGCACCCTCGACAGACGTTAGAGGTCATCAATCTGCTACGCAAGCACAGGGAACTGTGTGATGTCGTGTTGGTGGTTGGCGCCAAAAAGATATATGCCCACCGGGTGATCCTGTCGGCCTGCAGCCCTTACTTCAGGGCCATGTTCACAGGCGAGCTGGCTGAGAGTCGGCAGACAGAGGTTGTGATCCGGGACATTGACGAGCGGGCCATGGAGCTTCTCATTGACTTTGCCTACACTTCGCAGGTTACTGTAGAGGAGGGCAACGTGCAGACGCTGCTGCCCGCCGCTTGTCTGTTACAACTGGCCGAGATTCAGGAGGCTTGCTGCGAGTTTCTCAAGCGTCAGTTGGACCCCTCCAATTGCCTGGGTATCCGTGCATTTGCTGACACCCACTCCTGCCGCGAGCTGCTGAGGATAGCTGACAAGTTTACACAGCACAACTTTCAAGAG GTGATGGAGAGTGAGGAGTTCATGCTGCTTCCAGCCAACCAGCTGATAGACATTATCTCCAGCGATGAACTGAATGTGCGAAGTGAAGAGCAGGTTTTCAACGCAGTCATGGCCTGGGTCAAGTACAGCATTCAGGAGCGCCGGCCACAGCTGCCACAG GTCCTCCAGCATGttcgtcttcctcttctgagccCTAAATTTCTGGTGGGAACGGTGGGATCAGACCCTCTCATCAAAAGTGATGAGGAGTGCAGAGACCTGGTTGATGAGGCAAAGAACTACCTCCTCTTGCCCCAAGAGCGACCTCTAATGCAAGGGCCAAGAACACGGCCCCGGAAGCCCATCCGGTGTGGAGAAGTGCTGTTTGCAG TTGGAGGGTGGTGCAGTGGGGATGCCATTTCCAGTGTGGAGCGATATGACCCACAGACCAACGAGTGGCGCATGGTGGCTTCCATGAGTAAGAGGCGCTGTGGAGTGGGGGTcagtgtccttgatgatcttctctATGCTGTCGGCGGCCATGACGGGTCCTCATATCTCAACAGTGTGGAAAG GTATGACCCCAAGACCAATCAGTGGAGTAGTGATGTGGCTCCCACCAGCACGTGCAGGACCAGTGTGGGTGTGGCTGTCCTGGGCGGGTATCTGTACGCAGTAGGGGGCCAAGATGGAGTATCGTGTCTCAACATTGTTGAAAG ATATGACCCCAAGGAGAACAAATGGACACGCGTGGCCTCGATGAGCACCAGGCGCCTGGGTGTAGCCGTGGCTGTACTTGGGGGGTTCCTCTATGCAGTGGGAGGCTCTGATGGCACGTCCCCTCTCAATACAG TGGAGAGGTACAATCCGCAAGAGAACCGCTGGCACACCGTCTCTCCCATGGGCACCAGGAGGAAACACCTAGGCTGTGCAGTGTACCAGGACATGATCTACTCTGTAGGCGGTCGTGACGACACCACCGAGCTGAGCAGTGCCGAGCGCTACAACCCCAGGACCAACCAGTGGTCACCTGTTGTAGCCATGACTTCAAGACGTAGTGGG GTTGGACTAGCGGTGGTAAATGGTCAGTTAATGGCTGTGGGCGGCTTTGATGGGACAACATATCTTAAAACAATAGAGGTCTATGATCCTGACGCTAACACATGGAG ACTCTACGGTGGAATGAACTACAGGCGACTTGGAGGAGGGGTTGGTGTTATCAAAATGACT
- the ankrd45 gene encoding ankyrin repeat domain-containing protein 45 → METIRVIYLSSKITLPTNHSILRYTRTMQSIEENAVFHYALTGDIEGLQKHLENECLSGNEEPPEDLFWEKDELGRNALFIACMLGRSTTVRELLKHGAHVNECTARGYSPLHCAALWGQLETVKTLVELGANMQAKNFRRERAMEVASRYSKMDCAEYLTWAEAKQDLQSYITHVRDTIADPEKVQGKLNKEDKIICTNTCSVKSDWIQNAKNPSIQDFIEQRRHLEDIIIPILSKLTTQPEVTVKASKN, encoded by the exons ATGGAAACAATACGTGTAATTTATTTATCTAGCAAAATTACTTTGCCAACGAACCACAGCATACTACGATATACCAGAACAATGCAGTCAATTGAAGAAAATGCTGTATTTCACTATGCTTTGACTGGAGACATCGAAGGTCTACAAAAACATTTGGAAAACGAGTGCCTTTCTGGCAATGAAGAGCCACCAGAGGATTTGTTCTGGGAAAAGGATGAACTGGGTAGAAATGCACTTTTCATTGCATGTATGCTGGGAAGAAGCACCACCGTGCGGGAACTTTTGAAGCATGGAGCTCATGTTAACGAATGTACAGCAAGAG GTTATTCCCCACTGCATTGTGCAGCCCTCTGGGGCCAGCTTGAGACAGTGAAAACTTTGGTGGAACTTGGTGCCAACATGCAGGCGAAGAACTTCCGCAGGGAGAGAGCCATGGAAGTTGCCTcccgttattctaaaatggattgtgcAGAATATCTTACTTGGGCAG AGGCTAAGCAGGACTTGCAGTCCTACATAACACATGTGAGAGACACCATTGCTGACCCAGAGAAGGTTCAAGGGAAACTCAACAAGGAGGATAAG ATCATATGTACAAACACCTGCTCAGTAAAGTCGGATTGGATCCAGAATGCCAAGAACCCATCTATCCAAGACTTCATTGAGCAGAGGAGACATCTTGAGGACATTATTATCCCCATTCTGTCCAAGCTCACGACTCAAC CTGAAGTCACAGTTAAAGCAAGCAAAAACTGA